From a region of the Hevea brasiliensis isolate MT/VB/25A 57/8 unplaced genomic scaffold, ASM3005281v1 Scaf147, whole genome shotgun sequence genome:
- the LOC110673681 gene encoding uncharacterized protein LOC110673681 isoform X1: MWHEARRSERKVHDMMDAARKRAQRRAVYLAKRRGDPQQSIQVIGSRYRTYRDDGLYQATQDQQGLIPWNGKQDVLIDRFDGRALLDFIREAGSRRFRAPEKSEEEEELEEFVNFERYRDLIKHRRRGFTDEGGLQHVTQEMEAKAVIPFASDSASQLTQAPSSKGSYSQVGFSYDGDVKEESQFSDGDDNEDDDEDDDDDEDFNSDDSNDEGMDMIAKEFGVKRYGWLVYMDKKAKEEEKRQKEMIKGDPAIRKLSRKERRKASQIEREREREAARITGTRVLHHDPYREPRRSPTYEAYSRSRRSRSRSRSYSPSHSRRYARGGHSDEVRHSKSRTPKIEYITEFGGSGDGDESRLEGYSPPSSPPSQADMLSRPSSGLILEALHVDPASGVSLDKEKNAKVVKPAVSTSSALAKLTKATTSGGPLKLAPGEKKETPQDRLKRIMSKQLNKQIKKDTAAEIAKKREQERQRLEKLAETNRLSRYRRRSRSRSYSRSPPRRHRHSRSPSRSRSSRRYHSRSGSRSHSHSRSGSRSYSRSPRVRSHSRQS, from the exons ATGTGGCACGAAGCGAGAAGATCGGAGAGAAAGGTCCACGACATGATGGACGCGGCTAGAAAGAGAGCGCAGAGACGAGCAGTGTACTTGGCCAAGAGGAGAGGCGATCCTCAGCAATCTATTCAGGTCATCGGCAGTAGATACCGGACCTACCGCGACGATGGTCTCTACCAAGCCACCCAGGATCAGCAAGGCCT GATACCTTGGAATGGGAAACAGGATGTTCTAATTGACag ATTTGATGGTCGTGCCCTGCTTGATTTTATTAGAGAGGCTGGGTCTAGACGGTTTCGGGCCCCAGAAAagtcagaagaagaagaagaactagAAGAGTTTGTTAATTTTGAGCGTTACCGGGATTTAATTAAGCACCGACGTAGAGGAT TTACTGATGAAGGTGGTTTGCAACATGTAACCCAAGAGATGGAGGCTAAGGCTGTTATTCCATTTGCTTCAGACAG TGCTTCTCAGCTGACACAAGCTCCTTCAAGCAAGGGTTCATATTCACAAGTGGGGTTCTCTTATGATGGTGATGTGAAGGAGGAATCTCAATTTTCAGATGGTGATGATAATGAAGACGACGACGAAGACGATGATGATGATGAGGATTTTAACAGTGATGATAGCAATGATGAAGGAATGGATATGATAGCAAAAGAATTTGGAGTAAAAAGGTATGGGTGGCTTGTTTACATGGATAAAAAGgcaaaagaggaagagaaaaggcAAAAGGAAATGATCAAAGGAGATCCTGCTATT AGGAAGCTGAGTCGCAAGGAAAGGAGGAAAGCTTCTCAGATAgaaagggaaagagagagagaagctgCTCGGATAACAGGAACTCGAGTGCTCCATCATGATCCCTACCG GGAGCCTAGAAGAAGTCCAACTTACGAAGCTTATTCTCGCTCTAGAAG GTCAAGATCAAGATCTCGTTCATACTCACCGTCACATTCAAGGCGATATGCTCGAGGAGGTCATTCGGATGAAGTTCGTCATAGCAAGTCAAGGACTCCTAAAATAGAAtatatcactgaatttggggGCTCTGGTGACGGGGACGAATCGAGGCTTGAAGGATATTCTCCACCATCATCTCCTCCATCCCAAGCTGATATGTTGAGCCG GCCATCTTCTGGTCTCATACTTGAGGCATTGCATGTTGATCCTGCATCTGGTGTATCCCTTGATAAGGAGAAGAATGCTAAAGTGGTGAAACCAGCAGTAAG CACATCATCAGCATTAGCAAAGCTAACCAAAGCAACTACTTCTGGGGGGCCCTTGAAGCTGGCGCCAGGGGAGAAAAAAGAAACTCCTCAGGACAGGCTTAAAAGGATCATGAGCAAACAGCTAAACAAACAAA TTAAAAAAGATACTGCTGCTGAAATTGCCAAGAAACGAGAACAGGAGCGTCAGAGGCTGGAGAAACTTGCAGAAACAAACCGGTTAAGTCGTTATAGGCGTCGTAGCCGCAGTAGGAGCTATAGTCGATCTCCACCTAG AAGACACCGACACAGTAGAAGTCCAAGTAGGAGCAGGAGTTCTCGAAGATACCATTCTCGCTCCGGTTCTCGGTCTCACTCCCATTCTCGTTCTGGATCTCGCTCTTATTCCCGTTCACCAAG GGTGAGAAGTCATTCAAGGCAATCGTAG
- the LOC110673681 gene encoding uncharacterized protein LOC110673681 isoform X2, which produces MWHEARRSERKVHDMMDAARKRAQRRAVYLAKRRGDPQQSIQVIGSRYRTYRDDGLYQATQDQQGLIPWNGKQDVLIDRFDGRALLDFIREAGSRRFRAPEKSEEEEELEEFVNFERYRDLIKHRRRGFTDEGGLQHVTQEMEAKAVIPFASDSASQLTQAPSSKGSYSQVGFSYDGDVKEESQFSDGDDNEDDDEDDDDDEDFNSDDSNDEGMDMIAKEFGVKRYGWLVYMDKKAKEEEKRQKEMIKGDPAIRKLSRKERRKASQIEREREREAARITGTRVLHHDPYREPRRSPTYEAYSRSRRSRSRSRSYSPSHSRRYARGGHSDEVRHSKSRTPKIEYITEFGGSGDGDESRLEGYSPPSSPPSQADMLSRPSSGLILEALHVDPASGVSLDKEKNAKVVKPAVSTSSALAKLTKATTSGGPLKLAPGEKKETPQDRLKRIMSKQLNKQIKKDTAAEIAKKREQERQRLEKLAETNRLSRYRRRSRSRSYSRSPPRHRHSRSPSRSRSSRRYHSRSGSRSHSHSRSGSRSYSRSPRVRSHSRQS; this is translated from the exons ATGTGGCACGAAGCGAGAAGATCGGAGAGAAAGGTCCACGACATGATGGACGCGGCTAGAAAGAGAGCGCAGAGACGAGCAGTGTACTTGGCCAAGAGGAGAGGCGATCCTCAGCAATCTATTCAGGTCATCGGCAGTAGATACCGGACCTACCGCGACGATGGTCTCTACCAAGCCACCCAGGATCAGCAAGGCCT GATACCTTGGAATGGGAAACAGGATGTTCTAATTGACag ATTTGATGGTCGTGCCCTGCTTGATTTTATTAGAGAGGCTGGGTCTAGACGGTTTCGGGCCCCAGAAAagtcagaagaagaagaagaactagAAGAGTTTGTTAATTTTGAGCGTTACCGGGATTTAATTAAGCACCGACGTAGAGGAT TTACTGATGAAGGTGGTTTGCAACATGTAACCCAAGAGATGGAGGCTAAGGCTGTTATTCCATTTGCTTCAGACAG TGCTTCTCAGCTGACACAAGCTCCTTCAAGCAAGGGTTCATATTCACAAGTGGGGTTCTCTTATGATGGTGATGTGAAGGAGGAATCTCAATTTTCAGATGGTGATGATAATGAAGACGACGACGAAGACGATGATGATGATGAGGATTTTAACAGTGATGATAGCAATGATGAAGGAATGGATATGATAGCAAAAGAATTTGGAGTAAAAAGGTATGGGTGGCTTGTTTACATGGATAAAAAGgcaaaagaggaagagaaaaggcAAAAGGAAATGATCAAAGGAGATCCTGCTATT AGGAAGCTGAGTCGCAAGGAAAGGAGGAAAGCTTCTCAGATAgaaagggaaagagagagagaagctgCTCGGATAACAGGAACTCGAGTGCTCCATCATGATCCCTACCG GGAGCCTAGAAGAAGTCCAACTTACGAAGCTTATTCTCGCTCTAGAAG GTCAAGATCAAGATCTCGTTCATACTCACCGTCACATTCAAGGCGATATGCTCGAGGAGGTCATTCGGATGAAGTTCGTCATAGCAAGTCAAGGACTCCTAAAATAGAAtatatcactgaatttggggGCTCTGGTGACGGGGACGAATCGAGGCTTGAAGGATATTCTCCACCATCATCTCCTCCATCCCAAGCTGATATGTTGAGCCG GCCATCTTCTGGTCTCATACTTGAGGCATTGCATGTTGATCCTGCATCTGGTGTATCCCTTGATAAGGAGAAGAATGCTAAAGTGGTGAAACCAGCAGTAAG CACATCATCAGCATTAGCAAAGCTAACCAAAGCAACTACTTCTGGGGGGCCCTTGAAGCTGGCGCCAGGGGAGAAAAAAGAAACTCCTCAGGACAGGCTTAAAAGGATCATGAGCAAACAGCTAAACAAACAAA TTAAAAAAGATACTGCTGCTGAAATTGCCAAGAAACGAGAACAGGAGCGTCAGAGGCTGGAGAAACTTGCAGAAACAAACCGGTTAAGTCGTTATAGGCGTCGTAGCCGCAGTAGGAGCTATAGTCGATCTCCACCTAG ACACCGACACAGTAGAAGTCCAAGTAGGAGCAGGAGTTCTCGAAGATACCATTCTCGCTCCGGTTCTCGGTCTCACTCCCATTCTCGTTCTGGATCTCGCTCTTATTCCCGTTCACCAAG GGTGAGAAGTCATTCAAGGCAATCGTAG